A single window of Sporosarcina sp. Marseille-Q4943 DNA harbors:
- a CDS encoding M42 family metallopeptidase, which produces MSKLDDTLMMLKELTDAKGIPGNEREPREVMKKYIEPFADEIEYDGLGSLIAKKSGDANGPKVMVAGHLDEVGFMVTKIDDKGFITFQPVGGWWSQVMLAQRVTIVTRKGDTVTGIIGSKPPHILSAEARKKPVDIKDMFIDIGATSKEEAMEWGVLPGDMIVPYFEFTVMNNDKYLLAKAWDNRIGCAIAIDVMKALKDEKHPNIVFGVGAVQEEIGLRGAKTAAAKVKPDIGFAVDVGVAGDTPGVTSKESTSKMGDGPQILLYDASMVSHKGLRDLVVDTAEEHGIPYQFEAIPGGGTDAGSIHVSGNGVPSLAICIATRYIHSHAAMLHRDDYENAVKLIVEVIKKLDRDTVDKIIFE; this is translated from the coding sequence ATGTCAAAACTGGATGATACGTTGATGATGTTAAAAGAGTTGACGGACGCGAAGGGAATTCCCGGCAATGAACGTGAACCTCGCGAAGTCATGAAGAAATATATCGAGCCATTTGCTGATGAAATTGAATACGATGGACTCGGCTCTTTGATCGCCAAGAAAAGCGGGGATGCAAATGGACCGAAAGTGATGGTGGCGGGCCATTTGGATGAGGTCGGCTTTATGGTGACAAAAATTGACGACAAAGGTTTCATTACCTTCCAACCAGTTGGCGGATGGTGGTCGCAAGTCATGCTTGCTCAACGTGTGACAATTGTTACGCGCAAAGGGGACACTGTGACGGGCATCATCGGCTCGAAGCCTCCGCATATTCTCTCCGCAGAAGCACGGAAAAAGCCAGTGGACATTAAAGACATGTTCATTGATATCGGTGCAACTTCGAAGGAAGAAGCGATGGAATGGGGCGTTCTGCCTGGCGATATGATTGTTCCGTATTTCGAATTCACGGTCATGAACAATGACAAATACTTGCTTGCGAAAGCATGGGATAACCGTATCGGATGCGCAATCGCAATAGACGTCATGAAGGCGCTGAAAGATGAAAAACATCCAAACATCGTATTCGGTGTAGGGGCTGTCCAAGAGGAAATCGGTTTACGCGGAGCAAAAACGGCTGCCGCGAAAGTGAAACCGGACATCGGGTTTGCTGTAGACGTAGGTGTCGCAGGTGATACGCCAGGTGTAACGTCGAAGGAATCGACAAGCAAAATGGGCGATGGGCCTCAGATCCTGCTCTATGATGCATCGATGGTATCCCATAAAGGATTGCGCGATCTTGTCGTCGATACGGCGGAAGAACACGGCATTCCATATCAATTCGAAGCGATTCCGGGCGGTGGGACAGACGCAGGTTCAATTCACGTAAGTGGGAACGGCGTACCGTCACTTGCCATATGCATCGCAACTCGCTATATCCATTCACATGCCGCGATGTTGCATCGGGATGATTACGAAAACGCAGTGAAATTGATTGTAGAAGTGATTAAGAAGCTTGATCGCGACACAGTCGATAAAATCATATTTGAATAA
- the argF gene encoding ornithine carbamoyltransferase translates to MHLSTIKTTKKIGDQLKGRDLLTLLDYTSEEIDYLLQTALIMKKDTKAGKLPPILQGKTLGMIFEKHSTRTRISFEVGIIQLGGHAMFMNAKDLQIGRGESVYDTGNVLSGYLDAVMIRANSHEMVKELALHSSIPVINGLTDIFHPCQALADLLTMIEVKGSVAGKKLAYVGDGNNVAHSLVIGAAHMGIHVAVATPEGFEFNQDLFVKAKKIAEMTGGSVMQTYNPVEAVENADVVYTDVWTSMGQEEESAARLEAFKGFQINDQLVSHAKKNYMFLHCLPAHREEEVATSVIDGPNSYVFQQAENRLHAQKAVLAALL, encoded by the coding sequence ATGCATTTATCCACAATTAAAACGACCAAGAAAATTGGAGATCAGCTAAAAGGCCGTGATCTTTTGACGTTATTAGACTATACGAGCGAAGAAATCGATTATTTATTGCAAACCGCTTTAATAATGAAGAAAGATACAAAAGCAGGGAAACTTCCCCCCATACTGCAAGGGAAAACACTCGGCATGATTTTCGAGAAGCATTCTACACGTACAAGAATATCCTTTGAAGTCGGTATTATTCAGCTCGGTGGCCATGCGATGTTCATGAACGCAAAAGATTTGCAGATTGGACGCGGAGAATCCGTGTATGATACAGGCAATGTATTGTCCGGATATTTGGACGCGGTCATGATCCGTGCAAATTCACATGAAATGGTGAAAGAATTGGCGCTGCATTCCTCCATCCCTGTCATCAATGGGCTGACGGACATTTTCCATCCGTGTCAGGCGCTTGCGGATCTACTGACGATGATTGAAGTGAAAGGGTCGGTTGCCGGCAAGAAGCTCGCATACGTCGGCGACGGAAATAATGTTGCCCATTCATTGGTCATCGGGGCGGCCCATATGGGAATTCACGTGGCGGTTGCAACACCTGAGGGGTTCGAATTCAATCAAGATCTTTTTGTGAAAGCCAAAAAGATTGCGGAGATGACAGGCGGATCCGTCATGCAAACTTACAATCCAGTAGAAGCAGTGGAAAATGCAGATGTAGTCTATACGGACGTCTGGACGAGTATGGGGCAGGAGGAAGAATCTGCAGCACGTCTGGAAGCGTTCAAAGGATTCCAAATAAATGACCAGCTCGTTTCCCATGCGAAGAAAAACTATATGTTCCTACATTGCTTACCGGCTCACCGCGAGGAAGAGGTGGCTACTTCCGTCATTGACGGACCGAATTCCTATGTATTCCAGCAAGCAGAAAATCGATTGCATGCGCAGAAAGCTGTATTGGCTGCATTGCTATAA
- the sspI gene encoding small acid-soluble spore protein SspI gives MNFQIRDAITANMTNNSATDIRNVVEDALQRGEEHLLPGLGVFFEKLWVNADEQEKTKISGELAQAFSAR, from the coding sequence ATGAATTTTCAAATTCGTGACGCCATCACCGCTAATATGACGAATAACTCTGCGACTGATATTCGCAACGTCGTCGAGGATGCATTACAGCGAGGCGAAGAACATTTATTGCCAGGTCTAGGTGTATTTTTTGAAAAGCTGTGGGTTAATGCCGATGAACAAGAAAAGACGAAAATTTCCGGAGAACTTGCCCAAGCATTCTCGGCAAGATAA
- a CDS encoding RNA methyltransferase, with amino-acid sequence MKRIESTQNALVKHWKKLVTSKKDRDKSEEFIVEGFHLVEEAMKREGTILHLIIREDLELPNEWQTENLQLIQVTKAVAKELVETEQSQGIFAHCRQPEHTDEEASSWKKLLFIDAVQDPGNIGTMIRTADAAGMDAVILGKGSADPYNPKTVRSAQGSHFHIPVVKGELGDWIDRAKSAGLKVIGTGLQNAVDHYNVGPLNEFALIVGNEGSGVAAEYLSKADDIVKIPLYGKAESLNVAIAAGILLYTYGKQ; translated from the coding sequence ATGAAAAGAATCGAATCGACACAAAATGCGCTCGTAAAACATTGGAAAAAGCTCGTAACCTCAAAGAAAGACCGCGATAAGTCGGAAGAATTCATCGTCGAAGGCTTTCATCTCGTCGAAGAGGCAATGAAGAGGGAAGGGACGATCCTCCATTTGATCATCAGGGAGGATCTGGAACTGCCGAATGAATGGCAAACCGAAAATCTTCAGCTGATCCAAGTGACAAAAGCGGTTGCAAAAGAGCTGGTCGAGACAGAGCAATCACAAGGGATATTTGCACATTGCCGTCAGCCGGAACATACGGATGAGGAAGCCTCCAGTTGGAAAAAGCTCTTATTCATCGATGCCGTACAAGATCCAGGAAATATCGGGACAATGATCCGGACAGCCGATGCTGCCGGAATGGATGCGGTCATCCTCGGGAAAGGTTCTGCAGATCCATACAACCCTAAGACAGTCCGCTCCGCCCAAGGTTCACACTTCCATATTCCTGTTGTGAAAGGGGAGCTCGGCGATTGGATCGATCGTGCAAAATCGGCCGGCCTCAAAGTCATCGGGACGGGATTGCAAAATGCAGTCGATCATTACAATGTTGGTCCGTTAAATGAATTTGCGCTCATCGTCGGAAATGAAGGAAGCGGAGTCGCCGCCGAATATTTATCGAAAGCCGATGATATCGTGAAAATTCCGTTGTATGGAAAAGCGGAATCATTGAATGTTGCGATTGCGGCGGGAATCCTCCTTTATACGTACGGTAAACAATGA